One Phoenix dactylifera cultivar Barhee BC4 chromosome 8, palm_55x_up_171113_PBpolish2nd_filt_p, whole genome shotgun sequence genomic window carries:
- the LOC120111767 gene encoding protein NEGATIVE REGULATOR OF RESISTANCE-like, translating to METATRKRPGDGEEEKRRTRARAEDERDRSVTDDEVEEFYAILRRVREAARCFPVREGSGGAGIRRRVAAEGQSRWRPRFEREDFEVGSNFRDDRRRRGAEELATGGEATAEERVAENAIPGRLDLNADPAPEGLDLASPTGDATAHVAS from the coding sequence ATGGAGACGGCGACGAGGAAACGGCCCGGAGACGgcgaagaggagaagaggaggactcGGGCGCGAGCGGAGGACGAGAGGGATCGGTCGGTGACCGACGACGAGGTGGAGGAGTTCTACGCCATCCTTCGACGGGTGCGGGAGGCGGCGAGGTGCTTCCCCGTTAGGGAGGGTAGCGGCGGCGCTGGCATCCGGCGGAGGGTAGCGGCGGAGGGGCAGTCGAGGTGGCGGCCAAGGTTCGAGAGAGAGGACTTCGAGGTTGGGAGCAACTTTAGGGATgaccggaggaggaggggagcggAGGAGCTGGCAACCGGTGGGGAGGCAACGGCCGAGGAAAGGGTCGCGGAGAACGCGATCCCGGGGCGCCTCGATCTGAACGCCGACCCGGCACCCGAAGGGCTGGATCTCGCGAGCCCAACCGGTGATGCTACCGCGCACGTCGCGTCTTAG
- the LOC103712910 gene encoding alpha-xylosidase 1: MLPSFAALHHLWLCYFTFLSLHLCARALPQQVGHGYRLVSIEENPSGGGLVGYLQVKQSTTTYGPDIPHLRLFVKHETQDRLRVHITDAEKERWEVPYNLLPREQPPASGSSYGKSSSSPFTASEYAGDELVFCYTADPFVFAVRRKSNGQSLFNSSYGTMVFKDQYLEISTQLPKTAALYGLGENTQPGGIRLRPKDPYTLYTTDISAINLNTDLYGSHPVYMDLRNEGEASAHAVLLLNSNGMDVFYRGASLTYKVIGGVFDFYFFAGPTPLAVVEQYTSLIGRPAPMPYWALGFHQCRWGYHNLSVVEAVVEGYKNAHIPLDVIWNDDDHMDAAKDFTLDPVNYPRPKLLAFLDKIHSQGMKYIVLIDPGIAVNSTYGVFQRGMAKDIFIKYEAEPYLAQVWPGPVYFPDFLYSGTVSWWVDEIARFHKLVPVDGLWIDMNEASNFCTGKCEIPKDHLCPVPDSTTPWECCLDCKNITNTRWDDPPYKINASGMQAPLGYKTIAASAMHHDGILEYNAHSIYGFSQAVATHEALQGLEGKRPFILSRSSFVGSGAYAAHWTGDNKGTWDDLRYSISTMLNFGIFGMPMVGSDICGFYPQPTEELCNRWIELGAFYPFSRDHANFASPRQELYQWDSVAKSARNALGLRYKLLPYLYTLNYEAHVSGAPIARPVFFSFLNFTASYGLSTQFLLGSSVMVSPVLKQGASSVEALFPPGTWYSLFDFTKAVVSQDERYVTLDAPLNEVNVHVYQNTILPMQRGGMISKEARTTPFTLVVTFPLGATQGDSKGNVYVDDDERPEMKLVEGEATYVDFYASVREKRVTVWSEVKMGKFSLEKGLMIEKVSVLGLQGGTGKGLAIEVDGQPLNDISNVYFRESPAVHVEKLEVGNKRNSMMVEIGGLALPLGKKFSMSWVMGIEG; encoded by the exons ATGCTTCCTTCCTTCGCCGCTCTCCATCACCTCTGGCTATGCTATTTCACCTTCCTCTCCCTTCATCTCTGTGCTAGAGCCCTCCCTCAACAGGTTGGGCATGGCTACCGTTTGGTCTCCATAGAAGAGAACCCCAGCGGAGGAGGGCTGGTAGGATATCTCCAAGTGAAGCAGAGCACCACAACTTATGGCCCTGATATCCCCCATCTGAGGCTCTTTGTCAa GCATGAAACCCAAGATCGCTTGAGAGTTCATATAACTGATGCAGAAAAGGAAAGATGGGAAGTCCCATACAACTTGCTCCCAAGGGAGCAACCCCCAGCTTCAGGGAGTTCCTATGGGAAATCTTCAAGCAGTCCCTTCACAGCTTCAGAGTATGCGGGCGATGAATTAGTCTTCTGTTACACAGCTGACCCATTTGTTTTTGCAGTAAGGAGAAAATCCAATGGGCAATCCCTCTTTAATTCAAGCTATGGGACTATGGTATTCAAGGACCAATACCTTGAGATCTCCACTCAATTGCCGAAGACTGCTGCTCTCTATGGTCTTGGTGAAAACACTCAGCCTGGCGGGATCCGGCTGCGGCCGAAAGACCCCTACACCCTATACACGACTGATATATCAGCCATTAATCTTAATACTGACCTCTATGGATCTCACCCTGTCTATATGGACTTGAGGAACGAAGGAGAAGCCTCTGCTCATGCCGTGTTGTTGCTCAACAGCAATGGAATGGATGTTTTCTATCGAGGGGCCTCTCTCACATACAAGGTCATTGGAGGAGTATTTGATTTCTACTTCTTCGCAGGACCGACGCCTTTGGCAGTTGTGGAGCAATACACTTCATTGATCGGTCGCCCTGCTCCCATGCCCTATTGGGCACTAG GATTCCACCAATGCAGGTGGGGCTATCACAACCTCTCTGTCGTGGAAGCGGTCGTGGAGGGCTACAAAAATGCCCACATACCGCTTGATGTGATCTGGAATGATGATGATCATATGGATGCAGCTAAGGATTTCACACTGGACCCTGTCAACTACCCTCGTCCTAAGCTCCTGGCCTTCCTCGACAAAATCCACTCTCAAGGCATGAAGTACATAGTCCTGATCGACCCTGGAATTGCTGTAAACTCCACTTATGGTGTCTTTCAGAGGGGAATGGCCaaggatatcttcatcaagtatGAAGCCGAGCCCTACCTAGCACAAGTTTGGCCTGGGCCTGTCTACTTCCCTGATTTCCTGTACTCAGGAACAGTCTCCTGGTGGGTTGATGAGATTGCACGGTTCCACAAGCTTGTGCCTGTCGATGGCCTCTGGATCGATATGAATGAAGCTTCAAACTTCTGCACTGGAAAATGTGAGATCCCAAAAGATCATTTGTGCCCTGTTCCAGACTCCACGACACCTTGGGAATGTTGCTTAGACTGTAAGAACATAACAAATACCAGATGGGATGACCCACCTTACAAGATCAATGCATCAGGGATGCAAGCCCCATTGGGCTACAAGACTATAGCAGCAAGTGCAATGCATCATGATGGCATACTGGAGTATAATGCACACAGCATCTATGGTTTCTCCCAAGCCGTTGCTACTCACGAGGCGCTTCAAGGCCTCGAGGGGAAGCGCCCCTTCATACTCTCACGCTCTTCCTTTGTGGGATCGGGAGCCTATGCTGCGCATTGGACAGGTGATAACAAAGGCACATGGGATGATCTCCGATATTCAATATCAACCATGTTAAATTTTGGTATCTTCGGTATGCCGATGGTTGGCTCAGACATTTGCGGGTTCTACCCGCAGCCTACGGAGGAACTCTGCAATCGATGGATCGAGCTGGGTGCATTTTATCCCTTCTCAAGGGACCATGCCAACTTTGCCTCACCCCGGCAAGAGCTCTACCAGTGGGACTCAGTCGCCAAGTCTGCTAGAAATGCCTTGGGACTAAGGTACAAGCTGCTTCCATATCTCTACACATTGAACTACGAAGCTCACGTCAGTGGCGCCCCGATTGCAAGGCCGGTCTTTTTCTCATTCCTTAATTTCACTGCGAGCTATGGCCTGAGCACTCAGTTCTTGCTAGGGAGCAGTGTCATGGTGTCCCCCGTCCTGAAGCAGGGAGCATCGTCAGTTGAAGCGTTGTTCCCCCCTGGTACTTGGTATAGTTTGTTCGACTTCACCAAGGCCGTGGTGTCGCAGGACGAGCGTTACGTAACGCTCGATGCGCCGCTGAACGAGGTTAACGTGCATGTCTACCAGAACACCATACTTCCCATGCAGCGTGGAGGAATGATCTCCAAGGAGGCGAGGACCACCCCATTTACTCTAGTGGTTACCTTCCCTCTTGGAGCCACCCAAGGTGATTCAAAGGGAAATGTCTACGTGGATGACGATGAGCGCCCggagatgaaacttgtggagGGCGAGGCAACATATGTCGATTTCTATGCCAGCGTCCGTGAGAAGAGAGTGACAGTGTGGTCTGAGGTGAAGATGGGGAAATTTAGTTTGGAGAAGGGGTTGATGATTGAAAAGGTGAGCGTATTGGGACTACAGGGAGGCACCGGAAAGGGGCTGGCGATTGAGGTGGATGGGCAACCTCTCAATGATATCTCTAATGTTTATTTCAGGGAGTCTCCTGCAGTGCATGTGGAGAAGCTGGAGGTTGGGAATAAGAGGAACAGTATGATGGTTGAGATTGGGGGGCTGGCATTGCCGCTGGGGAAAAAGTTCTCCATGTCCTGGGTAATGGGGATCGAGGGATGA